One Chitinophagaceae bacterium C216 genomic window carries:
- the fucP_3 gene encoding L-fucose-proton symporter, protein MKKQSLFVKDGINYAAPFAAISSLFFLWGVAHGLLDTLDKNFQDMLHLKKWQSSFIQFSLYGAYFGMAIPAGLFMKKYGYKKGVIFGLLLFAFGALLAAATAPAQSFVLFLLCLLIIGSGLTTLETAANPYTTKLGPPETAERRINFSQSFNGLAWVVGPLIALYVYGNQSHVEGEKMMSIVLPFALIGLAVLLVAFIFMRLKLPEITEEDELAAHGGGHGISAVPAAETDADINDPSNPRYVSKKPLWQNRHFKLGFIAQACYVAAQTGVFSYLINFVTDHDMHPRFDVKYGPYFLSIGFALFMIGRISGSAMMKYVKPTKLLALYALAVSVLLPIVSAKLGWTSLIALYGVFFFMSIMFPTIFALAIKGLGTKTKQGASFLVMAVAGGAVFPPIMGLVADTYGMAAGFLVPIPLFLFILYYAIKGYKVLA, encoded by the coding sequence ATGAAAAAACAATCACTGTTTGTAAAGGACGGTATTAATTACGCCGCCCCGTTTGCTGCCATTAGTTCTTTGTTCTTTTTGTGGGGTGTAGCCCATGGTTTGTTGGATACACTGGACAAGAACTTTCAGGACATGCTGCATCTGAAAAAATGGCAATCTAGTTTTATTCAGTTTTCATTATACGGGGCTTACTTTGGGATGGCCATTCCTGCGGGTTTGTTCATGAAGAAGTACGGATATAAGAAAGGGGTGATTTTTGGGTTGCTTCTTTTTGCTTTTGGAGCATTATTGGCTGCAGCTACAGCACCTGCACAGTCTTTTGTGCTTTTTTTATTGTGCCTTTTAATTATCGGTTCGGGACTTACTACATTGGAAACAGCAGCGAACCCTTATACAACCAAATTAGGACCGCCCGAAACAGCAGAGCGTCGTATTAACTTCTCCCAATCATTTAATGGTTTAGCATGGGTGGTAGGGCCATTGATTGCGTTGTATGTTTACGGTAATCAAAGTCATGTTGAGGGTGAAAAAATGATGTCGATCGTATTGCCCTTTGCACTGATAGGCCTAGCTGTGTTGCTGGTGGCTTTTATTTTCATGAGATTGAAGTTGCCTGAAATTACAGAAGAGGACGAGCTGGCAGCTCATGGAGGAGGACATGGTATTTCGGCAGTACCTGCTGCAGAGACAGACGCCGATATCAATGATCCTTCCAATCCCCGTTATGTGAGCAAAAAGCCACTGTGGCAAAATCGGCATTTTAAGTTGGGCTTTATTGCTCAAGCATGTTATGTGGCGGCGCAAACAGGGGTATTCAGCTATCTGATAAACTTCGTTACCGATCATGATATGCATCCACGCTTTGATGTAAAATATGGGCCGTATTTTTTGTCCATTGGATTTGCATTATTTATGATCGGACGGATATCAGGTAGTGCGATGATGAAATATGTGAAGCCTACAAAATTATTAGCACTATATGCACTTGCAGTGAGTGTGTTATTGCCTATAGTGTCTGCTAAATTGGGTTGGACTTCTTTGATCGCATTATATGGTGTTTTCTTCTTTATGTCAATTATGTTCCCTACTATTTTTGCGCTAGCTATTAAAGGGTTGGGAACAAAAACTAAGCAAGGGGCATCTTTCCTTGTGATGGCTGTGGCAGGAGGTGCCGTATTTCCCCCAATAATGGGTTTGGTAGCAGATACTTACGGTATGGCTGCAGGTTTTTTGGTGCCTATTCCGCTTTTCCTGTTTATACTGTATTATGCAATAAAGGGGTATAAGGTATTGGCATAA